One window of Candidatus Eisenbacteria bacterium genomic DNA carries:
- the glk gene encoding glucokinase translates to MPRDEPTHLLAGDIGATKSLLAIFSTGETGLAVIREERLESARFADLAALVNAFLAPGRSEDPDEIPGEIRAAAFGVAGARIGKEHVPANLPWRIDARRLASEIGIPRVRLVNDFEAVGRGIPRLSPADLLTLQEGVPEPRGPIALIGAGTGLGEGFLVWGTDGYEVHASEGGHADFAPRDAFEWGLLQRLSRRYAHVSYERALSGPGLAEIYGHVVESGAAPPGAGIRSEMEAEDPAAVITRHALSGTDEACGRALEIFLSIYGAEAGNLALKLLPTGGLYVAGGIAPRIGDRMAAGSFMESFRRKGRHRDLLERIPVRVILNPRVGLLGAAAIAEEEAGA, encoded by the coding sequence ATGCCGCGAGACGAACCGACGCATCTCTTGGCGGGCGACATCGGCGCGACCAAGTCGCTTCTGGCGATCTTCTCCACGGGCGAGACCGGGCTCGCCGTCATTCGCGAGGAGCGGCTCGAAAGCGCGCGCTTCGCAGATCTGGCCGCCCTCGTGAACGCCTTCCTCGCGCCGGGGCGATCGGAAGATCCCGACGAGATCCCCGGCGAGATCCGAGCGGCCGCCTTCGGAGTCGCGGGCGCAAGAATCGGCAAGGAGCACGTCCCGGCGAACCTACCCTGGCGGATCGACGCGAGGCGCCTCGCCTCCGAGATCGGGATCCCCCGCGTGCGCCTCGTCAACGACTTCGAGGCGGTCGGGCGCGGGATCCCGCGGCTTAGTCCCGCCGATCTGTTGACTCTGCAGGAAGGAGTCCCCGAGCCGCGCGGACCGATCGCCTTGATCGGCGCCGGAACCGGCCTCGGCGAGGGATTCCTCGTCTGGGGAACCGACGGATACGAGGTCCACGCGAGCGAGGGGGGGCACGCCGACTTCGCCCCGCGCGACGCCTTCGAATGGGGACTGCTCCAGCGCCTCTCGCGACGATACGCGCATGTCTCGTACGAGCGCGCCCTGTCGGGCCCGGGGCTTGCCGAGATCTATGGCCACGTCGTCGAGTCGGGGGCCGCCCCCCCTGGCGCGGGGATCCGCTCCGAAATGGAAGCGGAGGATCCCGCGGCGGTCATCACCCGCCACGCCCTATCCGGAACGGATGAGGCATGCGGGCGCGCGCTCGAGATCTTCCTTTCGATCTACGGCGCGGAGGCGGGAAACCTGGCCCTCAAGCTGCTCCCGACGGGCGGGCTCTATGTGGCCGGCGGCATCGCGCCCCGCATCGGGGACCGGATGGCGGCGGGCAGCTTCATGGAGTCGTTCCGCCGCAAGGGAAGGCATCGGGATCTGCTGGAGCGCATCCCGGTCAGGGTGATCCTGAACCCGAGAGTGGGGCTTCTCGGCGCGGCCGCGATCGCCGAGGAGGAGGCGGGCGCCTAG